The Prosthecodimorpha staleyi genome contains the following window.
TCCCGTGCGCAGCCTCGACGCCATGGCGTTGTCGCGCGAACTCGATGCGATTGGCCGCCTCGACGGCGCGTCGCGAAAGGCAGCCGATGTCGACCTTTGAACGCTACCTGACCGTCTGGGTCGCCCTGTGCATCGTCGCCGGGATCGCGCTCGGCCATGCGCTGCCAGGGCTGTTCCAGGTCGTCGGCGGCGCCGAGATCGCCAAGGTCAACCTGCCGGTCGCCGTGCTGATCTGGCTGATGATCGTGCCCATGCTGGTGAAGATCGACTTCGCGGCCCTCGGCCAGGTCGCATCGCATTGGCGCGGCATCGGCGTGACCCTGTTCGTCAACTGGGCGGTCAAGCCCTTCTCGATGGCCCTGCTCGCCTGGGTCTTCATCGGCTGGCTGTTTCGGCCCTG
Protein-coding sequences here:
- a CDS encoding arsenic resistance protein, with amino-acid sequence MSTFERYLTVWVALCIVAGIALGHALPGLFQVVGGAEIAKVNLPVAVLIWLMIVPMLVKIDFAALGQVASHWRGIGVTLFVNWAVKPFSMALLAWVFIGWLFRPWLPAAQIDSYIAGLIILAAAPCTAMVFVWSNLTRGEPHFTLSQVALNDTIMVVAFAPIVAFLLGLSAITVPWNTLVLSVVLYIVVPVIVAQLIRR